One window of Nymphaea colorata isolate Beijing-Zhang1983 chromosome 1, ASM883128v2, whole genome shotgun sequence genomic DNA carries:
- the LOC116246451 gene encoding transcription factor bHLH123-like, giving the protein MADDLQGGVCSGNWWARSGGGFGGTSSSLCAATAPMPELGNSFRWPSEITEVKARSGEESVDNHSNSVSSGGSMVFQEASKQDSGGVLIDSPLQLAGFDLSPSMAPDWGHALIRGGGRAEGSVHTMLQEEDLNSLPIFRREQSMSSGHFHKDWACGTDSNINVMKQMQQNGFFGLEQRLNSRDSSISGRGTNVSMNNFSSYGCPSAMLQGLLDQEAHLINMPTMNCRLNSQSLPADEFSPSWPKFPQFLKPVSSSSSSSPHKHHPSSQLQFQNSAPFWNATATMAADIRPTLYASPTPQFLSPAFEDKPSIHDIISKRNAEEIRDVSSPDMKKSSSTESFKRPRIETPTPLPAFKVRKEKLSDRVTALQQLVSPFGKTDTASVLQEAIQYIKFLHEQVNVLSNPYMKSGAQMHQHHQNSDKLKDHERPKQDLRSRGLCLVPISSTFPSEATADFWTPTFGVNYR; this is encoded by the exons ATGGCGGACGATCTCCAGGGTGGAGTCTGCAGCGGCAATTGGTGGGCTAGAAGTGGCGGCGGGTTCGGTGGCACGTCGTCTTCTCTGTGCGCGGCCACGGCGCCTATGCCTGAGCTGGGCAACAGCTTTCGCTGGCCATCCGAGATCACAGAGGTGAAGGCAAGGTCCGGCGAGGAGTCGGTCGACAACCACTCGAACTCGGTCTCCAGCGGCGGCTCCATGGTCTTTCAAGAGGCCAGTAAGCAGGATTCAGGCGGCGTGCTCATAGATTCGCCCTTGCAGCTCGCCGGCTTCGATCTCTCGCCGTCTATGGCACCGGACTGGGGCCACGCTTTGAT TCGTGGTGGTGGAAGAGCAGAGGGCAGCGTGCATACCATGCTTCAAGAGGAAGACCTGAACTCTCTGCCAATTTTCCGGCGAGAACAATCAATGAGTTCCGGTCACTTTCATAAGGATTGGGCTTGTGGGACAGATTCAAACATCAACGTAATGAAGCAGATGCAACAAAACGGCTTCTTTGGACTTGAACAACGCCTGAATTCTCGCGACTCCTCCATCTCTGGCAGGGGTACTAATGTTTCGATGAATAACTTCAGCAGCTATGGATGCCCTTCAGCCATGCTGCAAGGGTTGCTTGATCAAGAGGCTCATTTGATAAACATGCCCACCATGAACTGCCGTTTGAATTCACAGTCATTACCTGCTGATGAATTTTCTCCTTCTTGGCCTAAGTTCCCCCAGTTTCTCAAACCAGTATCATCTTCCTCGTCCTCATCACCTCATAAACATCACCCAAGTAGCCAATTGCAGTTCCAAAATAGCGCTCCATTCTGGAATGCAACGGCGACCATGGCAGCAGATATTCGGCCAACCCTATATGCTTCCCCAACCCCACAATTTCTCAGCCCAGCGTTTGAAGATAAGCCAAGTATCCATGATATCATCTCCAAG AGGAATGCCGAAGAAATTCGCGACGTGAGCTCTCCTGATATGAAGAAAAGTAGCAGTACAGAATCATTTAAAAGGCCTCGAATTGAGACCCCAACTCCGTTGCCGGCATTCAAG GTTCGGAAAGAAAAACTAAGTGACAGAGTTACTGCGCTGCAGCAGTTAGTTTCACCTTTCGGGAAG aCTGATACGGCATCAGTCCTTCAAGAAGCAATTCAGTACATCAAATTCCTCCATGAACAAGTTAAT GTGCTTAGCAATCCATATATGAAAAGTGGAGCGCAGATGCATCAGCATCACCAG AACTCGGACAAATTAAAAGACCATGAACGTCCCAAACAAGATCTAAGGAGTAGAGGACTCTGCCTTGTCCCTATCTCTAGTACGTTCCCCAGCGAGGCTACAGCAGATTTCTGGACGCCAACATTTGGAGTGAATTACAGATAG